In the genome of Salmo trutta chromosome 18, fSalTru1.1, whole genome shotgun sequence, one region contains:
- the LOC115153554 gene encoding leucine-rich repeat transmembrane protein FLRT3, whose protein sequence is MTAQCKNFLLFLTRVGLLLGLANPLVTSASCPSACRCDGTFIYCNDRGLTSIPTGIPLDATVLFLQNNRIKSAGIPTDLKRLSNVEKIYLYCNNLDEFPQNLPIGVKELHLQENNIRMITHASLGQIPLIEELHLDDNSVSAVSIEEGAFRDSNHLRLLFLSRNHLSTIPSGLPQTIEELRFDDNRISSISEASLQDLINLKRLVLDGNLLNNRGIGEMAFINLINLTELSLVRNTLTSPPANLPGSSLEKLQLQDNHINRVPAGAFAFLRQLYRLDLSGNNLSSLPQGVFEDLDNLTQLLLRNNPWQCTCRMKWVRDWLRSLPTKVNVRGFMCQGPDKVKGMAIKDLSTDLFDCGGSDLGGSQGAPTFETSTVSNTLPPSHPQWPSFVTKRPVVKMPELSKNHRSTTTPSGRKIIRISVKSSSAETVHISWRVSVPMTALRLSWLKLGHNPSFGSITETIVQGEKTEYLLTALEPESSYRICMVPMETSNIYLSDETPVCIETETSSLKAYNPTTTLNREQEKEPYNNSSLPLAAIIGGAVALLAMIMLALVCWYVHRKGSLFSRNCTYNKGRRRKDDYAEAGTKKDTSILEIREASFQMIPIHPVPVSKEEFVIHTIFPPNGLSLYKSPHSETSISNRSYRDSGIPDSDHSHS, encoded by the coding sequence ATGACCGCCCAATGCAAGAACTTCCTCCTCTTCCTGACCAGAGTAGGACTACTCTTGGGTCTGGCTAACCCTCTGGTGACCTCCGCCTCCTGCCCCTCGGCCTGCCGGTGTGATGGGACCTTCATCTACTGTAATGATCGAGGCCTCACCTCTATCCCTACCGGCATTCCGCTGGATGCTACTGTACTCTTCCTCCAAAACAACAGGATCAAGAGCGCCGGCATCCCCACCGACCTGAAGAGGCTAAGCAATGTTGAGAAGATCTATCTGTACTGTAATAATCTGGACGAGTTCCCCCAGAACCTGCCGATAGGAGTCAAAGAGCTGCATCTACAGGAGAATAACATTCGGATGATTACGCATGCGTCGCTGGGTCAGATCCCACTGATCGAGGAGCTACACCTGGATGATAACTCTGTCTCGGCGGTTAGCATCGAGGAGGGAGCGTTCAGGGACAGCAACCACCTGAGACTACTTTTTCTGTCCAGGAACCACCTGAGCACCATCCCGTCCGGCCTTCCGCAGACCATCGAGGAGCTGCGCTTCGACGACAACCGGATCTCGTCGATATCGGAGGCGTCCCTCCAGGACCTGATCAACCTAAAGAGACTCGTCCTGGACGGGAACCTGCTCAACAACCGCGGCATCGGCGAGATGGCCTTCATCAACCTGATTAATCTCACCGAGCTGTCCCTGGTGAGAAACACACTGACGTCTCCGCCGGCTAACTTACCGGGAAGCAGTCTTGAAAAACTGCAGCTCCAAGACAACCACATCAACCGGGTACCGGCCGGGGCTTTCGCTTTCCTCAGGCAGCTGTATCGGTTGGATCTATCAGGCAACAACCTGAGCAGTCTGCCTCAAGGAGTTTTCGAAGACCTGGATAACCTCACACAGCTCCTGCTCCGTAACAACCCGTGGCAGTGTACTTGCCGGATGAAGTGGGTGAGAGACTGGTTAAGGTCGCTGCCGACAAAAGTCAACGTTCGAGGGTTTATGTGCCAGGGGCCGGACAAGGTGAAGGGGATGGCTATAAAGGATCTGTCTACTGACTTGTTTGACTGTGGAGGCTCTGACTTGGGCGGGAGCCAGGGGGCCCCTACCTTCGAGACCAGCACCGTCTCTAACACCTTACCCCCCTCACATCCACAATGGCCCTCCTTTGTTACTAAAAGACCAGTGGTGAAAATGCCTGAACTGAGTAAGAACCACCGCAGTACTACGACACCGTCAGGTAGAAAGATCATCAGGATCAGCGTGAAGTCGAGCAGTGCAGAGACAGTGCACATCTCCTGGAGGGTTTCCGTACCCATGACTGCCCTAAGGCTCAGCTGGTTAAAACTGGGCCACAACCCTTCATTCGGTTCCATCACGGAGACCATCGTACAGGGGGAGAAGACAGAGTACCTCCTAACAGCTCTAGAACCGGAATCCTCATACAGGATATGCATGGTTCCCATGGAGACCAGCAACATTTACCTGTCGGACGAGACGCCGGTTTGCATCGAGACAGAGACCAGTTCTCTGAAGGCCTacaaccccaccaccactctgAACCGCGAGCAGGAAAAGGAGCCTTACAACAATTCCAGTCTGCCTTTAGCCGCGATCATCGGAGGGGCCGTGGCTCTGTTGGCAATGATAATGCTGGCGCTCGTGTGCTGGTACGTGCACAGGAAGGGTTCGCTGTTTTCCAGGAATTGCACCTACAACAAGGGCCGACGGAGGAAGGACGATTACGCCGAGGCGGGGACGAAGAAGGATACCTCGATCTTGGAGATACGAGAGGCCTCTTTTCAGATGATCCCTATACATCCCGTGCCCGTGTCCAAAGAGGAGTTTGTGATACATACGATTTTCCCTCCGAACGGATTGAGTCTGTACAAAAGCCCGCACAGCGAGACCAGTATTAGCAACAGGAGCTACAGAGACAGTGGAATACCTGATTCAGACCACTCCCATTCATGA